In Microbacterium galbinum, a single window of DNA contains:
- a CDS encoding ABC transporter ATP-binding protein, which yields MSAHTDGGAAARTLEARHLTKDFHLRSGFKTSILHAVKDVSFTLEAGRTIALVGESGSGKSTIARMLMKLETPTSGQILLDETETGTRGQSLARYRSDVQMVFQDPFASLNPFHSIVHHLERPLRIHHPEWSGAQVHERALELLDRVRLSPAKSFAERKPHELSGGQRQRVAIARALAPGARFIVADEPVSMLDVSIRLGVLNLLADLQREDDLGVLYITHDLATARHFSDEIMVLYKGDVVERGPADEVILNPQHAYTKTLLGAAPEPENLGRLRDEVRRELAAETR from the coding sequence ATGAGCGCTCACACGGATGGCGGTGCCGCCGCGCGCACGCTCGAGGCGCGGCACCTCACGAAGGACTTCCACCTGCGGTCGGGCTTCAAGACCAGCATCCTGCACGCGGTGAAGGACGTCTCCTTCACGCTCGAGGCGGGCAGGACGATCGCGCTGGTCGGGGAGTCCGGGTCGGGCAAGTCCACGATCGCGCGCATGCTCATGAAGCTCGAGACGCCGACGAGCGGGCAGATCCTGCTCGACGAAACCGAGACCGGCACGCGGGGGCAGTCGCTCGCCCGCTATCGCTCCGACGTGCAGATGGTGTTCCAGGACCCGTTCGCCTCACTGAACCCGTTCCACTCGATCGTCCACCACCTCGAGCGGCCGCTGCGCATCCACCACCCCGAGTGGAGCGGCGCGCAGGTGCACGAGCGTGCCCTGGAGCTGCTGGACCGCGTGCGGTTGTCGCCGGCGAAGAGCTTCGCCGAGCGCAAGCCCCACGAGCTCTCGGGCGGGCAACGTCAGCGTGTCGCGATCGCGCGTGCGCTCGCCCCGGGCGCGCGGTTCATCGTCGCCGATGAGCCGGTCTCGATGCTCGACGTGTCGATCCGACTCGGGGTGCTCAACCTGCTCGCGGATCTGCAACGCGAAGACGACCTCGGCGTGCTCTACATCACCCACGATCTCGCCACCGCCCGGCATTTCTCCGACGAGATCATGGTGCTCTACAAGGGCGATGTGGTCGAGCGCGGCCCGGCCGACGAGGTCATCCTGAACCCGCAGCACGCCTACACGAAGACGTTGCTGGGTGCCGCGCCGGAGCCCGAGAACCTCGGTCGCCTGCGCGACGAGGTCAGGCGGGAGCTCGCGGCGGAGACCCGCTAG
- a CDS encoding ABC transporter ATP-binding protein, which yields MSDAVLTARGVSIEYEVDPPVKAVRNVSLTLHRGEILGLAGESGCGKTTLAYGMNRLLKAPALMTSGEIVFHDRDGDDIDIVGLRDDGLRAFRWDKISMVFQGAMNSLNPVIDVRAQIYDIFDTHRPGMTRAAKKERAEELLTLVGVDPARLTSFPHELSGGMRQRMMIAMALALDPQVMIMDEPTTALDVVVQRGIIREIMRLREKLGFAVIFITHDLPMLIEISDRIAVMLQGEIVEQGTAEEIYRSPRHEYTKRLLSSFPSLRGERGDFVRTGMHESQEQVR from the coding sequence ATGAGCGACGCCGTCCTCACCGCCCGCGGCGTCTCGATCGAGTACGAGGTCGATCCGCCGGTCAAGGCCGTCCGCAACGTCTCGCTGACCCTCCACCGCGGCGAGATCCTCGGTCTCGCGGGGGAGTCGGGGTGCGGCAAGACCACGCTCGCCTACGGCATGAATCGGCTGCTCAAGGCTCCGGCCCTCATGACGAGCGGGGAGATCGTCTTCCACGACCGCGACGGCGACGACATCGACATCGTCGGCCTGCGCGACGACGGTCTGCGGGCCTTCCGCTGGGACAAGATCTCGATGGTGTTCCAGGGCGCGATGAACTCGCTCAATCCCGTGATCGACGTCCGGGCCCAGATCTACGACATCTTCGACACGCATCGCCCGGGTATGACGCGCGCGGCGAAGAAGGAGCGCGCCGAGGAGCTGCTGACACTGGTGGGCGTCGACCCCGCGCGACTGACGAGTTTCCCGCACGAGCTCTCGGGCGGCATGCGTCAGCGCATGATGATCGCGATGGCTCTGGCCCTCGACCCGCAGGTCATGATCATGGACGAGCCCACGACGGCGCTCGACGTGGTCGTGCAGCGCGGGATCATCCGCGAGATCATGCGGCTGCGCGAGAAGCTCGGCTTCGCGGTGATCTTCATCACCCACGACCTGCCGATGCTGATCGAGATCTCCGACCGCATCGCCGTGATGCTGCAGGGCGAGATCGTCGAGCAGGGAACCGCCGAGGAGATCTACCGATCTCCTCGGCACGAGTACACGAAGCGGCTGCTGTCGAGCTTCCCCAGTCTGCGCGGAGAGCGCGGGGACTTCGTCCGCACCGGAATGCACGAGAGTCAGGAGCAGGTGCGATGA
- a CDS encoding ABC transporter permease: MSDTKLTPMQIVKEQPTDTPATTMTLATATGRSRRGRGLMPTRSVKFVTGLVLVLAITLFAIIAPFFTQNPRSTDNAALQPPSAEHWLGTTKLGNDMLAQLAIGAQGSLLVGVTAGGIAIVLSLLFGVLAGYLGGWREDGLALITNVMIVIPGLPLVMVIASFVPQRSWQLVAFVLGITSWAGAAYVLRLQTRSLRTRDYVSAAKVAGERSFRVILVEIMPNLLPLLTAQFLFAIIFAILGEAGLSYLGLGPNSSITWGTILNDAQSGQALGRGAWWWFVPPGVMIALLGAGLALINFAIDEIINPKLRNAPDAARRVRRAAKTKGVAA, translated from the coding sequence ATGTCTGACACCAAGCTCACCCCGATGCAGATCGTCAAGGAGCAGCCGACCGACACGCCTGCCACGACCATGACGCTCGCCACCGCGACCGGCCGATCGAGGCGGGGACGCGGACTGATGCCCACCCGCTCGGTGAAGTTCGTGACCGGCCTCGTGCTCGTGCTCGCGATCACGCTGTTCGCGATCATCGCGCCGTTCTTCACGCAGAACCCGCGGAGCACCGACAACGCAGCCCTGCAGCCGCCCTCCGCCGAGCACTGGCTGGGCACGACCAAGCTCGGCAACGACATGCTCGCCCAGCTCGCGATCGGCGCGCAGGGTTCACTGCTCGTCGGCGTCACCGCCGGCGGCATCGCGATCGTGCTGTCGCTGCTCTTCGGCGTGCTCGCCGGATACCTCGGCGGGTGGCGCGAAGACGGACTCGCCCTCATCACCAACGTGATGATCGTCATCCCCGGCCTGCCGCTCGTGATGGTGATCGCGTCGTTCGTGCCGCAGCGCAGTTGGCAGCTGGTGGCGTTCGTGCTCGGCATCACGTCGTGGGCGGGTGCCGCGTACGTGCTGCGGCTGCAGACGCGCTCGCTCCGTACCCGCGACTACGTGTCGGCCGCGAAGGTGGCCGGTGAGCGATCGTTCCGGGTGATCCTCGTCGAGATCATGCCGAACCTCCTGCCCTTGCTGACCGCGCAGTTCCTCTTCGCGATCATCTTCGCGATCCTCGGCGAGGCGGGCCTGTCGTACCTGGGGCTCGGCCCGAACTCCTCGATCACGTGGGGCACGATCCTCAACGACGCGCAGTCCGGGCAGGCACTCGGACGCGGAGCGTGGTGGTGGTTCGTGCCGCCGGGCGTCATGATCGCGCTCCTCGGCGCGGGGCTCGCGCTGATCAACTTCGCCATCGACGAGATCATCAACCCGAAGCTGCGCAACGCGCCGGATGCCGCACGACGCGTGCGCCGGGCAGCCAAGACGAAGGGGGTCGCGGCATGA
- a CDS encoding ABC transporter permease gives MKFYARRIGFYAFTLWAAISINFLLPRMMPGNPADIMIAKMQRAGGDVSETTIRNIKLLLGGDDSSLWEQYLSYWGRMFQGDLGVSVTKFPTPVTELIGQALPWTLILVGTATVISFILGVVLGAWAGWKRGTWVDHLIPATTVLQSIPYFWMALILVAVFAVGLGWFPIFGGYDVFDFPDGPEPTWAFFTNAVSHAILPAVTIVISSVGGWLFGMRNMMVSTLAEDYVLTAEAKGLRPRRILTTYAARNAAIPSIAGFSITLGFVVAGSIVMEQVFTYPGIGKLMFQAVTNNDYALMQGLFLVITITVLAANFFMDLIYGFIDPRARQNV, from the coding sequence ATGAAGTTCTATGCACGACGGATCGGGTTCTACGCCTTCACGCTGTGGGCCGCGATCTCCATCAACTTCCTGCTTCCCCGCATGATGCCGGGCAATCCCGCCGACATCATGATCGCCAAGATGCAACGCGCGGGCGGTGACGTCTCGGAGACGACCATCCGCAACATCAAGCTCCTCCTCGGGGGCGACGACTCCTCGCTGTGGGAGCAGTACCTCTCCTACTGGGGGCGGATGTTCCAGGGCGACCTGGGCGTCTCGGTGACGAAGTTCCCGACCCCGGTCACCGAGCTCATCGGGCAGGCGCTGCCGTGGACGCTGATCCTCGTCGGCACCGCGACCGTGATCTCGTTCATCCTCGGCGTCGTGCTCGGCGCCTGGGCGGGGTGGAAGCGCGGCACGTGGGTCGATCACCTGATCCCCGCCACGACCGTGCTGCAGTCGATCCCGTACTTCTGGATGGCGCTCATCCTCGTCGCCGTGTTCGCGGTCGGCCTCGGCTGGTTCCCGATCTTCGGGGGCTACGACGTCTTCGACTTCCCGGACGGCCCGGAGCCGACCTGGGCGTTCTTCACGAACGCCGTCTCGCACGCGATCCTCCCCGCGGTCACGATCGTGATCAGCTCGGTGGGCGGATGGCTGTTCGGCATGCGCAACATGATGGTCTCGACCCTCGCCGAGGACTACGTTCTCACCGCCGAGGCCAAGGGGCTGCGTCCCCGGCGCATCCTCACCACCTACGCCGCGCGCAACGCGGCCATCCCATCGATCGCGGGCTTCTCGATCACCCTCGGGTTCGTGGTCGCCGGGTCCATCGTCATGGAGCAGGTCTTCACCTACCCGGGCATCGGCAAGCTGATGTTCCAGGCCGTCACCAACAACGATTACGCGCTGATGCAGGGACTCTTCCTCGTCATCACGATCACCGTGCTCGCCGCCAACTTCTTCATGGATCTCATCTACGGATTCATCGACCCGAGGGCTCGCCAGAATGTCTGA
- a CDS encoding ABC transporter substrate-binding protein — protein sequence MIRNGKRKIALTAVAGASVLALGLTACGSGGSGDSDANGDRALRVWAGSQTPITANYNPFAPTVLHGALGPIYEPLFFFNKTADTEPVGLIGDTYEYNEDGTVITVTIKPDLKWSDGEPLTAADVAFSFGYEANSPDANGLVSAEATDDTTVVLTYDSAQYTTEFQRLGSTYILPEHIWKDVDDYANFANEDPVGSGAYVVDKTTSESYTLVANENFRDAADLGVKKVQYIAVDNNQTAQDLLAAGKLDWTGMFIPNPDDVTANGAIDWINTPQDPTVLYTCSNADLGCTGPQTDVAVRQALNAAIDRGTIKEKAFVDLTAEISPTYALLPRDEKWVADPANELSPQEADAAEAGSILEAAGYTKGSDGIYEKDGVPVELSLTSVDGWTDYNDAAKLIAEQAEAAGIKINASTVQWQEFSDTRQSGEYQLIVGGMIGTSVADPFQIYRDWFGGTAVASTGPVGEEIPTGRWNFSRYDNPTVDAAIQSAISTNDEATKKELYATIQTEIVRDLPYIPLVINATQTFYNTKDYTGWPTEDDLYAFPPSWGAIAAGYVLTHLQPVE from the coding sequence ATGATCCGTAATGGCAAGCGCAAGATCGCGCTCACCGCGGTAGCGGGGGCATCCGTCCTCGCTCTGGGCCTGACCGCCTGCGGTTCGGGCGGCAGCGGCGACTCCGACGCGAACGGCGACCGCGCCCTCCGCGTCTGGGCGGGCAGCCAGACCCCGATCACGGCCAACTACAACCCCTTCGCGCCCACCGTGCTCCACGGTGCGCTCGGCCCCATCTACGAGCCGCTGTTCTTCTTCAACAAGACCGCGGACACCGAGCCCGTCGGCCTCATCGGCGACACCTACGAGTACAACGAGGACGGCACGGTGATCACCGTCACCATCAAGCCCGACCTCAAGTGGAGCGACGGCGAGCCCCTCACCGCGGCCGACGTCGCGTTCTCGTTCGGATACGAGGCCAACAGTCCCGACGCCAACGGGCTGGTGTCGGCCGAGGCCACCGACGACACCACCGTCGTGCTCACCTACGACAGCGCGCAGTACACCACCGAGTTCCAGCGGCTCGGCTCGACGTACATCCTCCCCGAGCACATCTGGAAGGACGTCGACGACTACGCCAACTTCGCCAACGAGGACCCGGTCGGATCCGGCGCCTACGTCGTCGACAAGACCACGAGCGAGTCGTACACCCTGGTCGCGAACGAGAACTTCCGCGACGCCGCCGACCTCGGCGTCAAGAAGGTGCAGTACATCGCGGTCGACAACAACCAGACCGCGCAGGACCTGCTCGCGGCCGGAAAGCTCGACTGGACCGGCATGTTCATCCCGAACCCGGATGACGTCACCGCGAACGGCGCGATCGACTGGATCAACACGCCGCAGGACCCGACGGTGCTCTACACCTGCTCCAACGCCGACCTCGGCTGCACCGGTCCGCAGACCGACGTCGCCGTGCGCCAGGCGCTCAACGCCGCGATCGATCGCGGCACCATCAAGGAGAAGGCGTTCGTCGACCTGACCGCCGAGATCTCGCCCACCTACGCCCTGCTGCCGCGCGACGAGAAGTGGGTCGCCGACCCCGCGAATGAGCTCAGCCCGCAGGAGGCCGACGCGGCCGAGGCCGGATCGATCCTCGAGGCCGCCGGCTACACGAAGGGCTCCGACGGCATCTACGAGAAGGACGGCGTGCCCGTCGAGCTCAGCCTGACCTCGGTCGACGGATGGACCGACTACAACGACGCCGCGAAGCTCATCGCCGAGCAGGCCGAGGCCGCGGGGATCAAGATCAACGCCTCGACCGTGCAGTGGCAGGAGTTCTCCGACACCCGTCAGAGCGGGGAGTACCAGCTCATCGTCGGCGGCATGATCGGCACCTCGGTCGCCGATCCGTTCCAGATCTACCGCGACTGGTTCGGCGGCACCGCCGTCGCCTCGACCGGCCCCGTCGGCGAGGAGATCCCCACCGGGCGCTGGAACTTCAGCCGCTACGACAACCCGACCGTCGACGCCGCGATCCAGTCCGCGATCAGCACGAACGACGAGGCGACGAAGAAGGAGCTGTACGCGACGATCCAGACCGAGATCGTGCGCGACCTCCCCTACATCCCGCTGGTGATCAACGCCACCCAGACCTTCTACAACACGAAGGACTACACGGGCTGGCCGACGGAGGACGACCTGTACGCGTTCCCGCCGTCCTGGGGCGCGATCGCGGCGGGCTACGTCCTGACGCATCTGCAGCCGGTCGAGTAA
- a CDS encoding NUDIX hydrolase, whose product MTRTDGIRVAGSTVILTLRPSALGTPALALPLVRRTREPFADRWALPGGWIAPDESPIDTAARTLAETTGLTPSYLEQLYAFGAVDRSPTRVISIVYWALLRQDEVLAQSAAHRASGRAPENVEWFDVDALPELAFDHADIIEYALWRLRSKVGYSRVAHGFLPSEFTLADLREAYEAILGRQLDPANFRRQVEATGNLIPTDRFRTGSHRPARLYRDNTDVELAARGPLGPEETSIR is encoded by the coding sequence ATGACTCGAACTGACGGCATCCGCGTCGCGGGATCCACCGTGATCCTGACGCTGCGCCCGTCGGCGCTGGGCACTCCCGCGCTCGCGCTGCCCCTCGTGCGACGCACGCGCGAACCCTTCGCCGACCGCTGGGCACTGCCCGGCGGGTGGATCGCCCCCGACGAATCCCCGATCGACACCGCCGCGCGCACGCTCGCCGAGACCACGGGCCTCACCCCGTCGTATCTCGAGCAGCTGTACGCCTTCGGCGCCGTCGACCGCTCCCCCACGCGCGTGATCTCGATCGTGTACTGGGCGCTCCTGCGTCAGGACGAGGTTCTCGCGCAGAGCGCCGCGCACCGGGCATCCGGGCGCGCGCCCGAGAACGTCGAATGGTTCGACGTCGATGCGCTCCCCGAACTCGCCTTCGATCACGCCGACATCATCGAGTACGCCCTGTGGCGCCTGCGCAGCAAGGTCGGCTACAGCCGCGTGGCGCACGGCTTCCTCCCCTCCGAGTTCACGCTCGCCGACCTGCGCGAGGCCTACGAGGCGATCCTCGGCCGGCAACTCGATCCCGCCAACTTCCGGCGCCAGGTCGAGGCGACCGGCAACCTCATCCCCACCGACCGCTTCCGCACCGGCAGCCACCGTCCCGCCCGCCTGTACCGCGACAACACCGACGTCGAACTGGCCGCCCGCGGCCCCCTCGGTCCCGAAGAAACGAGCATCCGATGA
- the nadA gene encoding quinolinate synthase NadA encodes MSITFVPAPAVPPRDGSVDHAIQAIVTGASVDETCTTDLAVGPWDFDTRPGYGPGSSMGDVIPTGAPRQGELPVAYREADEAELDERIRAAKQTLGDRVVVLGHFYQREEVVRHADYVGDSFQLATAAKGRPDAEAIVFCGVHFMAETADLLSGPDQAVILPNLAAGCSMADMADIDQVEECWEQLEDVLGDLDAIDEDGRVPVIPVTYMNSSAAIKGFVGRHGGIVCTSSNAQTVLEWAFERGRRVLFFPDQHLGRNTAKAMGVPLEQMPMWNPRKPLGGSSAEVLEDSRVILWHGFCSVHRRFTVGQIEQARAEHPGVRVIVHPECPMEVVDAADEAGSTDYIRRAIDAATEPTTFAIGTEINLVKRLAAQYPQHEIFCLDPVVCPCSTMYRIHPGYLAWVLEELVAGRTPNRITVTSDVADPARVSLERMLAAKPPVVASAR; translated from the coding sequence ATGAGCATCACCTTCGTCCCCGCACCCGCCGTCCCGCCGCGAGACGGCTCGGTCGATCACGCGATCCAGGCGATCGTCACCGGCGCGTCCGTCGACGAGACCTGTACCACCGACCTCGCCGTCGGCCCCTGGGACTTCGACACCCGCCCCGGGTACGGACCCGGGTCGTCGATGGGCGACGTGATCCCCACCGGAGCTCCGCGTCAGGGAGAGCTCCCCGTCGCCTACCGCGAGGCGGACGAGGCCGAGCTCGATGAACGCATCCGCGCCGCCAAGCAGACGCTCGGCGACCGCGTGGTCGTGCTGGGACACTTCTACCAGCGCGAGGAGGTCGTGCGCCACGCCGACTACGTGGGTGACTCCTTCCAGCTCGCCACGGCGGCCAAGGGCCGACCGGATGCCGAGGCGATCGTGTTCTGCGGCGTGCACTTCATGGCCGAGACCGCCGACCTGCTCTCGGGCCCCGACCAGGCCGTGATCCTTCCGAACCTCGCGGCCGGCTGCTCGATGGCCGATATGGCCGACATCGATCAGGTCGAGGAGTGCTGGGAGCAGCTCGAAGACGTGCTCGGCGATCTCGACGCGATCGACGAGGACGGACGCGTGCCGGTCATCCCGGTCACCTACATGAACTCCTCCGCTGCGATCAAGGGATTCGTGGGTCGCCACGGCGGCATCGTCTGCACGTCGTCCAATGCGCAGACCGTGCTCGAGTGGGCGTTCGAGCGCGGACGCCGTGTGCTGTTCTTCCCCGACCAGCACCTCGGCCGCAACACCGCCAAGGCGATGGGAGTGCCGCTCGAGCAGATGCCGATGTGGAACCCGCGCAAGCCCCTCGGCGGGTCGAGCGCCGAGGTCCTCGAGGACTCCCGGGTGATCCTGTGGCACGGCTTCTGCTCGGTGCACCGCCGGTTCACGGTCGGGCAGATCGAGCAGGCGCGCGCCGAGCACCCGGGCGTGCGGGTGATCGTGCATCCGGAGTGCCCGATGGAGGTCGTGGATGCGGCCGACGAGGCGGGATCGACCGACTACATCCGACGCGCGATCGATGCGGCGACCGAACCCACGACGTTCGCTATCGGCACCGAGATCAACCTCGTCAAGCGACTGGCCGCGCAGTACCCGCAGCACGAGATCTTCTGCCTCGACCCGGTCGTGTGCCCGTGCTCGACGATGTACCGCATCCACCCCGGCTACCTCGCCTGGGTGCTCGAGGAGCTCGTCGCGGGCCGCACTCCGAACCGGATCACCGTCACGTCCGACGTCGCCGACCCCGCGCGCGTCTCCTTGGAGCGGATGCTCGCCGCGAAGCCGCCGGTGGTTGCGAGCGCGCGATGA
- the nadB gene encoding L-aspartate oxidase has protein sequence MNVIVVGSGVAGLTAALHAHEAGHTVTVVTKGTLGDGCTGYAQGGVAGVYGADDSAALHAADTMTAGAGLSDEAAVGVLVADGAARIAELIARGAAFDRSPDGALLLAREAAHSHARIVHAGGDATGAEIARALTAAVRGTGMAVVEHAFLVDLIVDGAAVRGIRLLRDGQSDEFDADAVVLATGGAGHLYAHTTNPDGTTGDGIAAALRAGVAVADLEFVQFHPTILDAQPAFLISEAVRGEGATLIDDTGRRFTFDSHPDGELAPRDVVSRAIARQAARQGSPVRLDATMLGAPTLARRFPTIDRVTRERGFDWSREPIPVTPAAHYLMGGIATDLDGRTTVPGLFAVGEAARTGVHGANRLASNSLLEGAVFGARAAAAIGAPWPLPQAPEPHAIAENAATPISSPFSRDALQRLMWDEVGLLRTDDGLRLALATIRAWRAALPTPVDVAAHENANLLVLAEATASAALLRTASVGAHFREPALIGV, from the coding sequence ATGAACGTCATCGTGGTGGGCTCGGGCGTCGCGGGCCTCACCGCGGCCCTGCACGCGCACGAGGCGGGTCACACCGTCACGGTGGTGACGAAGGGCACGCTCGGCGACGGATGCACGGGGTACGCGCAGGGCGGAGTCGCGGGTGTCTACGGGGCGGACGACTCGGCTGCCCTGCACGCCGCCGACACGATGACCGCGGGAGCCGGTCTGTCGGACGAGGCGGCGGTCGGGGTGCTCGTCGCGGACGGCGCCGCTCGGATCGCCGAACTGATCGCCCGCGGAGCAGCCTTCGACCGCTCCCCCGACGGCGCGCTCCTGCTCGCTCGCGAAGCCGCGCACAGCCACGCGCGCATCGTGCACGCGGGCGGCGACGCCACCGGCGCCGAGATCGCCCGTGCCCTCACCGCCGCCGTGCGCGGAACCGGGATGGCGGTCGTCGAGCACGCGTTCCTCGTCGACCTGATCGTCGACGGGGCTGCCGTGCGCGGCATCCGTCTGCTGCGCGACGGGCAGTCGGACGAGTTCGACGCGGATGCCGTCGTGCTCGCGACCGGAGGCGCCGGGCACCTCTACGCGCACACCACGAATCCCGACGGCACGACCGGTGACGGCATCGCCGCCGCCCTGCGCGCGGGCGTGGCGGTCGCCGACCTCGAGTTCGTGCAGTTCCACCCGACGATCCTCGACGCGCAGCCCGCCTTCCTGATCTCCGAGGCCGTCCGGGGCGAGGGTGCGACACTGATCGACGACACGGGTCGCCGCTTCACGTTCGACAGCCACCCCGACGGTGAACTCGCACCGCGCGATGTCGTGTCGCGGGCCATCGCGCGTCAGGCCGCCCGGCAGGGTTCGCCCGTTCGTCTCGACGCCACGATGCTCGGCGCCCCGACCCTGGCTCGGCGCTTCCCGACGATCGACCGCGTCACCCGCGAGCGCGGCTTCGATTGGTCGCGCGAGCCGATCCCCGTGACGCCGGCGGCGCACTACCTGATGGGCGGGATCGCGACCGATCTCGACGGCCGTACGACCGTGCCCGGTCTCTTCGCCGTGGGCGAGGCCGCGCGCACCGGCGTGCACGGCGCGAACCGCCTCGCCTCGAACTCGCTGCTCGAGGGCGCAGTCTTCGGGGCCCGTGCCGCTGCGGCGATCGGAGCGCCCTGGCCTCTGCCGCAGGCGCCGGAGCCGCACGCGATCGCCGAAAACGCGGCGACGCCGATCTCCTCGCCGTTCTCGCGCGACGCCCTCCAGCGACTGATGTGGGACGAGGTGGGGCTGCTGCGCACCGACGACGGACTGCGACTCGCGCTGGCGACCATCCGCGCCTGGCGCGCCGCACTCCCCACCCCGGTCGACGTCGCCGCGCACGAGAACGCGAATCTGCTGGTGCTCGCCGAGGCGACGGCATCCGCTGCTCTCCTGCGCACCGCGTCGGTCGGCGCCCACTTCCGCGAACCCGCCCTGATCGGAGTCTGA
- the nadC gene encoding carboxylating nicotinate-nucleotide diphosphorylase yields the protein MLTAATLTRVVAAALEEDAPWGDLTSEALIPADATATADLVAREPGAFSGGTVFTAAFALTDPDVTVDLHVGDGDAFENGDVLASVSGSARSILTAERVALNFTQRMSGIATVTAEYVRAVAQTPVRIADTRKTTPGLRAFERHAVACGGGSNHRYSLSDAVMAKDNHLAVLTRSGVDTATALRAAIARLPHTAHVVVEVDRLDQIPAVLEGGAHTVLLDNFTLDDLRAGVAMIDRRATVEASGGVNLDTVAAIAATGVDVISVGALTHSARALDLGLDLRIG from the coding sequence ATGCTCACCGCCGCCACCCTCACCCGTGTCGTCGCCGCCGCCCTCGAGGAGGACGCTCCGTGGGGCGACCTGACGAGTGAAGCGCTGATCCCCGCCGATGCGACCGCCACCGCGGATCTCGTCGCGCGCGAGCCCGGCGCCTTCAGCGGCGGCACCGTCTTCACCGCCGCCTTCGCCCTCACCGACCCCGACGTGACCGTCGACCTGCACGTCGGTGACGGCGATGCGTTCGAGAACGGCGACGTGCTCGCCTCCGTATCGGGCTCGGCGCGCAGCATCCTCACCGCCGAGCGCGTCGCACTGAACTTCACCCAGCGCATGAGCGGCATCGCGACGGTCACCGCAGAGTACGTCCGAGCGGTCGCGCAGACGCCCGTTCGGATCGCCGACACCCGCAAGACGACACCCGGCCTGCGCGCCTTCGAGCGCCACGCCGTCGCCTGCGGCGGCGGCAGCAACCACCGGTACTCCCTGTCGGATGCCGTGATGGCGAAGGACAACCATCTCGCCGTCCTCACCCGCTCCGGCGTCGATACCGCCACGGCGCTGCGCGCCGCGATCGCGCGCCTTCCGCACACCGCGCACGTCGTGGTCGAGGTGGATCGCCTCGACCAGATCCCCGCCGTGCTCGAGGGAGGGGCGCACACCGTGCTGCTCGACAACTTCACCCTCGACGACCTCCGCGCGGGCGTCGCCATGATCGACAGGCGCGCCACGGTCGAGGCATCCGGAGGCGTGAATCTCGACACGGTCGCCGCGATCGCCGCGACCGGAGTCGACGTCATCTCGGTCGGTGCGCTCACGCACTCCGCTCGCGCACTCGACCTCGGCCTGGATCTGCGGATCGGCTGA